One part of the Gemmatimonas sp. UBA7669 genome encodes these proteins:
- a CDS encoding copper-translocating P-type ATPase, with protein sequence MFRQKFWLSLILTIPVVVWAEHIQDLLGYTAPSFPGSDRLPALLGTVIFFYGGLIFLRGAWTEIRSRLPGMMTLISLAITVAFVFSAVVELGFIEAEALWWESSTLITIMLLGHWIEMRSISEASGALQELAKLIPDMAHRVVEGGEEDVTVGQLRAGDTLVVRPGESIPADGIVRKGRSDVNEAMITGESRPVTKDEGVEVIAGTINGTGSLRIEVTGTGDKTKLSGIMRLVSDAQRSKSRVQHLADRAAQILTVVAIVAGAVTFAVWQYLGAPIDFALTRVVTVLVISCPHALGLAVPLVVAISTTLGVHGGLLVRDRRGLEEARLLDTVIFDKTGTLTLGEFRVVDLGVRDGIVPDEALTIAAAIESESEHPIARGIVKTAADRSLVLPTVEGFNAIPGRGVEATVHGTPYRIGGPALLEQLGADVPDVLRTAAEKASARGQAAIYLLSGSAAIAVFVVADAIREESRAAIAALHAAGIEVAMLTGDAEPVAMAVAADLGIDTVFARVLPEDKASRVRALQAQGKKVAMVGDGVNDAPALATADIGIAIGAGTDVAVEAGHIVLVRSDPRDIPRLVALSRATYRKMIQNLWWAAGYNIVAIPLAAGALSAWGILLTPAMGAVLMSVSTIVVAINAQLLRRAEL encoded by the coding sequence ATGTTCCGCCAGAAATTCTGGCTCTCGCTCATCCTCACGATCCCGGTGGTCGTCTGGGCGGAGCATATCCAGGATCTCCTCGGCTACACCGCGCCGTCGTTTCCGGGATCGGATCGACTGCCAGCGTTGCTCGGGACGGTCATCTTCTTCTATGGCGGGCTGATCTTCCTCCGCGGTGCGTGGACCGAGATCCGCAGTCGATTGCCCGGGATGATGACCCTCATCTCCTTGGCCATCACCGTCGCGTTCGTCTTTTCCGCCGTCGTGGAACTCGGCTTCATCGAGGCCGAGGCGCTGTGGTGGGAGTCGTCGACGCTCATCACGATCATGCTGCTGGGGCACTGGATCGAGATGCGCTCAATCTCCGAGGCCAGCGGCGCGTTGCAGGAACTGGCGAAGCTGATCCCGGATATGGCGCACCGAGTCGTCGAAGGCGGCGAGGAGGACGTCACCGTGGGCCAGTTGCGCGCCGGCGACACCCTCGTGGTGCGGCCGGGCGAGAGCATCCCCGCGGACGGCATCGTCCGGAAGGGACGCAGCGATGTGAACGAGGCCATGATTACTGGCGAGTCGCGACCGGTGACGAAGGATGAGGGTGTTGAGGTGATTGCGGGCACGATCAACGGCACCGGATCATTGCGCATCGAGGTCACGGGGACGGGCGACAAGACGAAGCTCTCCGGAATCATGCGTCTCGTCTCGGACGCGCAGCGCTCGAAGTCTCGGGTCCAGCACCTAGCGGACCGGGCCGCGCAGATCCTGACGGTCGTTGCGATTGTGGCGGGGGCCGTGACGTTCGCCGTCTGGCAGTATCTCGGCGCGCCGATTGACTTTGCACTCACGCGCGTGGTGACGGTGCTGGTGATTTCCTGTCCGCACGCGCTGGGCCTCGCGGTGCCACTGGTCGTGGCGATATCTACGACGCTGGGCGTGCACGGCGGGTTACTGGTGCGTGACCGTCGCGGACTCGAGGAAGCTCGGCTTCTCGATACCGTCATCTTCGACAAGACGGGAACGCTGACGCTCGGTGAGTTCCGCGTCGTGGACCTCGGGGTCCGCGACGGGATTGTGCCGGACGAAGCGCTCACCATCGCAGCTGCGATCGAATCCGAGTCCGAGCATCCAATTGCCCGTGGAATTGTGAAGACGGCCGCCGACCGCTCGCTGGTGCTCCCGACCGTCGAGGGGTTCAACGCCATCCCGGGACGCGGCGTCGAGGCGACCGTGCACGGCACGCCGTATCGGATCGGCGGGCCAGCCTTGCTCGAGCAGCTCGGCGCCGACGTGCCGGACGTGCTTCGGACCGCGGCCGAGAAGGCATCCGCGCGCGGACAAGCAGCGATCTACTTGCTGTCCGGCAGCGCGGCGATTGCCGTTTTCGTGGTGGCCGACGCGATCCGCGAGGAGAGCCGCGCAGCCATCGCCGCGCTACACGCGGCGGGCATCGAAGTGGCGATGCTCACCGGGGACGCCGAGCCCGTCGCGATGGCGGTAGCTGCCGACCTCGGGATTGACACCGTATTCGCCCGCGTCCTCCCGGAAGACAAGGCATCACGCGTCCGCGCCCTCCAGGCGCAGGGCAAGAAGGTCGCCATGGTCGGCGATGGCGTGAACGACGCGCCGGCCCTCGCCACGGCGGACATCGGCATCGCAATCGGCGCCGGCACCGACGTCGCGGTCGAGGCCGGACACATCGTTCTGGTGCGTTCGGATCCGCGAGACATCCCGAGGCTCGTGGCGCTGTCGCGCGCGACGTATAGGAAGATGATCCAGAATTTGTGGTGGGCCGCCGGGTACAACATCGTCGCGATCCCGCTCGCGGCCGGTGCGCTCTCGGCGTGGGGCATCCTGCTGACGCCTGCGATGGGCGCGGTGCTGATGTCGGTGAGCACGATTGTCGTTGCGATCAACGCGCAGCTTCTACGCCGCGCAGAGCTCTGA
- a CDS encoding DUF5676 family membrane protein — MPSESSSLNVRAFGLAAGIVAATLSAICGVALLLAPDSTWTLAGYLLHADLSMVAPVVSWVGLVVSVLGWGLIASGAFAAAAALYNRYVAPER, encoded by the coding sequence ATGCCATCCGAAAGTTCATCACTCAACGTTCGCGCATTCGGCCTCGCTGCGGGCATTGTCGCGGCGACGCTCTCGGCAATCTGCGGCGTCGCGCTACTGCTCGCACCGGACTCCACCTGGACGCTTGCGGGCTACCTCCTGCACGCGGATCTCTCGATGGTAGCACCCGTGGTCAGCTGGGTCGGCCTCGTGGTCAGCGTGCTCGGATGGGGGCTCATCGCCAGCGGCGCCTTCGCGGCGGCGGCGGCGCTCTACAACCGATACGTCGCGCCAGAGCGCTGA
- a CDS encoding cytochrome b/b6 domain-containing protein, whose translation MSAVGRYRVATTCARCHEESQAAYAKSVHASAVQLGNPHAATCVSCHGGHDTEAVRGSEATAAALRRSAQDCASCHGDIRLAGDHGFTAAVVSDYRGSFHGLAAAIGDRRVANCASCHGNHDIRSAADSGARTHPANVGATCGSCHVGATATFAAGGIHHTPTTVGHRLVESVRAMYVMLIAALLTLMALHNVVDWQRAWRDRRRRVAAEPAAMPHAADYLRFTRNERLQHWWLVASFVVLVLSGFALRFGWTLPVLGPSMGALLRAWAHRTAALALLAGGLYHLGYLALTVRGRALIGALLPRLRRVRDALCLAGCCLRLGPPSVPDWKELIQTLRYNIGVTDVRPRVGRFSYAEKMEYFALVWGTVVMAATGLVLWLEVPFLNRFPFWAFQVASVVHLYEAILATLAIVVWHFYFVMLRPDVFPLSKVMCTGRLSRDQMEHEHPRELEELEAAKSQRPDAGAVQT comes from the coding sequence ATGTCGGCGGTGGGACGGTACCGCGTCGCGACAACCTGTGCCCGCTGCCACGAGGAGTCGCAGGCCGCGTACGCCAAGAGCGTGCACGCGTCGGCCGTACAGCTCGGCAATCCGCACGCCGCGACGTGCGTGTCGTGCCACGGCGGGCACGACACGGAGGCGGTGAGGGGGTCGGAAGCCACGGCCGCGGCCCTGCGGCGCTCCGCGCAGGACTGCGCCAGTTGCCACGGCGACATCCGTCTCGCGGGTGACCACGGCTTCACCGCGGCGGTGGTCTCGGATTATCGCGGTAGCTTCCACGGACTGGCCGCCGCGATCGGCGACCGGCGTGTCGCGAACTGCGCCAGTTGCCACGGCAACCACGACATTCGCAGCGCTGCCGACTCGGGCGCGCGCACGCATCCAGCGAACGTCGGTGCGACCTGCGGATCCTGCCATGTGGGCGCCACGGCGACGTTCGCCGCTGGTGGCATTCACCATACGCCAACAACGGTCGGGCACAGGCTCGTGGAGTCGGTGCGCGCGATGTACGTCATGCTGATTGCCGCGCTCCTCACGCTGATGGCTTTGCATAACGTCGTCGATTGGCAGCGGGCGTGGCGCGACCGGCGCCGACGTGTAGCTGCGGAGCCCGCTGCAATGCCCCACGCCGCCGACTATCTGCGCTTCACCCGCAACGAGCGCCTCCAACACTGGTGGCTCGTAGCGAGTTTCGTGGTACTCGTGCTGAGCGGGTTTGCGCTGCGATTCGGTTGGACCCTCCCCGTCTTGGGGCCGTCCATGGGTGCGTTGCTGAGAGCGTGGGCGCACCGGACCGCGGCCCTCGCATTGCTCGCGGGTGGGCTGTATCACCTCGGATATCTCGCGCTCACGGTCCGCGGGCGCGCGCTCATCGGCGCGCTGCTTCCGCGGCTGCGACGCGTTCGCGATGCGCTGTGCCTGGCCGGATGCTGCCTCCGGCTGGGCCCGCCGAGCGTGCCGGACTGGAAGGAACTGATCCAGACGCTTCGGTATAACATCGGCGTCACCGATGTACGTCCCCGAGTCGGACGGTTCTCGTACGCCGAGAAGATGGAGTACTTCGCCTTGGTCTGGGGCACGGTGGTGATGGCCGCGACGGGACTCGTGCTCTGGCTCGAGGTGCCGTTCCTCAATCGGTTTCCATTCTGGGCGTTCCAGGTCGCATCCGTCGTACATTTGTACGAGGCCATTCTCGCGACACTCGCAATTGTCGTGTGGCACTTCTACTTTGTGATGCTACGGCCGGATGTGTTCCCACTCTCGAAGGTAATGTGCACGGGTCGGCTCTCGCGCGACCAAATGGAACACGAGCACCCGCGCGAGTTGGAGGAGTTGGAGGCCGCGAAGAGCCAACGCCCAGATGCGGGTGCGGTCCAAACCTAG
- a CDS encoding DUF4198 domain-containing protein, translating to MLILGIGVLPAFAHDFWLVPIGFRLAPGDELVVLGQTSSAFPASESALSRERVADARVLDAAGETRIVDFEASGNSLRLRHRPTGTGQRMVVVSTVPRSVRESAAGFRRYLELEGAGAVLARLEREGRVPRDSVTRRYAKYAKTFVEVGEGGPRGWSRIVGQPLELLPLTDPSVLHPGDTLRVRVLFGGQPLSGVRLEAGVVSRPADANLNALAGQERHGTFITDGQGVLHIPIDRGGLWNLRGLHVADAPAGSGADWDTHWVTLVFLVMH from the coding sequence GTGCTGATCCTCGGCATCGGCGTCCTTCCGGCCTTCGCGCACGACTTCTGGCTCGTTCCGATCGGCTTCCGGCTCGCCCCCGGCGACGAGCTGGTCGTCCTCGGCCAGACCAGCAGCGCCTTCCCGGCGAGCGAGTCGGCACTGTCCAGGGAGCGCGTCGCGGACGCACGCGTGCTGGACGCGGCCGGCGAGACACGCATCGTGGATTTCGAAGCCAGCGGGAATTCGCTGCGATTGCGTCACCGCCCGACGGGGACGGGCCAGCGGATGGTTGTGGTGTCGACGGTCCCGAGATCCGTGCGCGAATCGGCGGCGGGATTCCGGCGCTACCTCGAGCTCGAGGGAGCGGGCGCCGTGCTGGCGCGTCTGGAGCGGGAAGGACGCGTGCCTCGCGACAGCGTGACGCGACGCTACGCCAAGTACGCCAAGACGTTCGTCGAGGTGGGTGAGGGTGGGCCTCGCGGGTGGTCCCGAATTGTGGGCCAACCGCTTGAACTCCTGCCGCTGACTGATCCGTCCGTGTTGCACCCTGGAGATACCCTGCGCGTGCGTGTGCTGTTCGGCGGGCAACCGCTCAGCGGCGTCCGCCTTGAGGCCGGTGTGGTCAGTCGGCCTGCGGACGCGAACCTGAACGCGCTGGCGGGACAGGAGCGGCACGGCACGTTCATCACCGATGGCCAAGGGGTGCTGCACATTCCGATCGATCGCGGCGGCCTCTGGAACCTGCGCGGCCTGCACGTGGCCGACGCGCCGGCCGGGAGCGGCGCGGATTGGGACACGCACTGGGTGACGCTGGTGTTCCTCGTGATGCACTGA
- a CDS encoding patatin-like phospholipase family protein, whose protein sequence is MPGNPRPHLPFALVLGGGGARGFAHLGVLRGLEHLGYRPQAIVGVSMGAIVGVAYALRQDWYAAVSRVKLPDLAGAHGRAAESGGPLRSAIRTLRMAASMAWDWGLGSHVREAGRAELRALLGQQRLEDARIPVAVSATDLRSGTRVVLKTGRADDAVYASAALAGVLPPLAMDDWLLADGAYSDLAPVDVAREFGLPAVVAVDAGALERADGIRNGYQALLRATEICHRQHAHLRFASADLTLRPRFVRFIDTLEFSARRECVAAGIRVVRAETPAIRRLLEGRRDA, encoded by the coding sequence GTGCCCGGCAATCCGCGCCCCCATCTGCCCTTCGCCCTCGTGCTGGGTGGAGGGGGCGCGCGAGGATTCGCCCACCTCGGTGTGCTCCGAGGTCTGGAGCACCTCGGCTACCGTCCCCAGGCGATTGTTGGCGTCTCGATGGGCGCGATTGTCGGTGTGGCATATGCCCTCCGCCAGGACTGGTATGCGGCGGTGAGCCGCGTGAAGCTACCGGATCTTGCGGGTGCGCACGGCAGGGCCGCGGAATCGGGCGGGCCTCTTCGCTCCGCGATCCGGACGTTGCGCATGGCGGCCTCTATGGCTTGGGATTGGGGCCTAGGTAGTCATGTGCGCGAGGCCGGGCGGGCCGAACTGCGTGCGCTCCTCGGGCAACAGCGACTCGAGGACGCGCGCATCCCCGTGGCCGTCTCGGCAACCGACCTAAGGAGCGGGACGCGCGTGGTGCTGAAAACGGGACGCGCCGATGACGCCGTGTACGCGAGCGCTGCACTCGCGGGCGTCTTGCCTCCCCTAGCCATGGACGACTGGCTCCTTGCGGACGGCGCGTATTCCGACCTCGCGCCGGTCGATGTGGCACGCGAGTTCGGTCTCCCGGCGGTGGTCGCCGTGGATGCCGGGGCGCTCGAGCGTGCCGACGGGATTCGTAATGGGTATCAAGCGCTCCTGCGAGCCACCGAGATCTGCCATCGTCAGCACGCGCACCTTCGCTTCGCTTCGGCTGACCTCACGCTGCGGCCGCGATTCGTGCGGTTCATCGACACGCTCGAGTTCTCCGCTCGCCGGGAGTGCGTGGCGGCGGGCATTCGCGTCGTGCGCGCGGAGACGCCGGCAATCCGCCGGCTTCTCGAGGGCCGACGCGACGCCTAG